One window of Papaver somniferum cultivar HN1 chromosome 9, ASM357369v1, whole genome shotgun sequence genomic DNA carries:
- the LOC113312838 gene encoding uncharacterized protein LOC113312838, with translation MADADPWEGFDEDELAAVLDSYSEVTQQSSMEFSTNTPVVANISNPYDNRNKSVVVDLTPCPVVKQSERLIHNLGGASSSIKIIPGPSGELQKLQDLRHKRIVTGEEDTKPWFFAQQYYAEERTALGSIQPINQRIERLVVLVEEQRKYLDDYALKVKDPSGKMPANVHHKVVKHPDYGKHIRVEVVLVLKKVVIPSDSNVVVMGRRQV, from the exons ATGGCCGACGCCGACCCCTGGGAAGGTTTTGATGAAGACGAGCTTGCAGCGGTGTTAGATAGTTACTCGGAGGTCACCCAACAAAGTTCAATGGAGTTTTCAACAAACACACCAGTTGTGGCTAACATATCAAACCCATATGATAACCGCAATAAATCGGTTGTCGTTGACCTCACCCCATGTCCAGTAGTAAAACAATCAGAGCGTCTAATCCATAACTTAGGTGGTGCCTCTAGTAGTATAAAAATAATTCCAGGACCGTCCGGTGAGCTTCAAAAGTTACAAGATCTCAGACATAAAAGGATAGTAACGGGAGAGGAAGAT ACTAAACCTTGGTTCTTCGCACAACAATATTACGCAGAGGAGAGAACCGCATTGGGATCTATTCAACCGATAAACCAAAGAATTGAAAGGTTGGTTGTACTGGTCGAGGAGCAAAGAAAGTATCTTGATGACTATGCTTTGAAAGTGAAG GATCCCAGTGGTAAAATGCCAGCAAACGTCCATCACAAAGTGGTTAAACATCCTGACTATGGAAAGCATATAAGGGTGGAAGTGGTATTAGTTTTGAAGAAAGTG GTGATCCCTTCGGATTCTAATGTTGTTGTGATGGGTCGTCGACAAGTTTGA